GTCTTGAGATTTGCTGCTGTCCGCACCTTGAACAAGGTAAACCTTTAATTACTCAAATTTTAGCAGAAGTAATTTCTTATGCATtcataaaatttgaaaaggataTCTATGACATGTCTCCCAACTCTCAAGCCTCCCTCCCCAAGGGATGGCCATTTTGTTTTTTCCATTCTATATTTGAGAGATTTGATAAAAATCAAGATTTTCAATGTTCCTAAATATTCTCATAGGGCTTGTGTTGTTCAAACTtgagcttttttttttaattgttttgcATGGCTTTGAAATTTTGCAGGTGGCAATGACACATCCAATGTCAGTCACTAACTGCAACATTGATATGGAAAGCTTAATATCTGACCAGAACAGAAGCATTGCCACACTTGCTATTACTACACTTTTGAAGACCGGAAATGAATCAAGTGTGGATCGTCTTATGAAGCAGATTACAAATTTTATGTCTGATATTGCTGATGAGTTCAAAATTGTTGTTGTTGAAGCAATAAGATCACTGTGCCTGAAATTCCCATTAAAATATCGATCTCTGTATGTCTGCCATACTATAGTTTTCCTCTCCCCAAATAGTTTCCTATATTTTTCCCTAGATGATTGGCCTAAATTATTGGTTTGTATCCTGCTATTATTCTCAGGATGAACTTCCTGAGTAACATCCTTAGGGAAGAAGGTGGTTTTGATTACAAAAAGGCAATTGTAGATTCAATTGTGATTCTCATTAGGGATATCCCTGATGCAAAAGAAACTGGACTGCTTCATCTCTGTGAGTTCATTGAGGATTGTGAATTCACTTATTTGTCCACACAGGTATTTTGGTTTGTCTTTTATTATTCACAGTTTGCGCATTCTTTTCCTGGAATTGTGTTTGTTGTTGTTAACAATTTTGGCCTCCTTGTACCGAAGATACTTCACTTCCTGGGAATTGAAGGGCCAAAAACATCGGATCCCAGCAAATACATTCGTTTCATTTATAATAGAGTACATCTCGAGAATGCAACTGTGAGGGCCAGTGCTGTGAGCACACTGGCAAGGTTCGGTGCTGCAGTTGATGAAATAAAGGTGTTACTTGTcttttgtttattattttatttgtatggtttgctaaaattttatattatatttggtgTTAACTTAATTTAAAATCTCCTACCTTACTCTTTCTCTTTCAGCCTCGCATATTTGTTCTGCTTAGGCGATGTCTCTTTGACAGTGATGATGAGGTGAATTTCTGTCTTGTTTTGTGAGGCATTTCTAGAAGTATATGGTTTGTGATATTTATATCtggtatttttatttctttgcaGGTTCGCGATAGGGCAACCCTTTATCTGAACACACTTGGAGATGATGGTTCTGTTGTTGAGACTGATAAAGATGTAAATGACTTCCTGTTTGGGCCATTTGATATCCCACTTGTCAACCTGGAGTCTAGTTTGAAAAATTATGTAAGTCCATGGTATATTCTTGCACTCCATTAGTACATCACCTCATGTGTTTTATATGAATGCAGGAGCCTTCAGAAGAGGCTTTTAACATTAACTCTGTGCCGAAGGAGGTCAAGTCTCAACCACTTGCAGAGAAGAAAGCCCCTGGTAAAAAGCCAACTGGTTTGGGTGCTCCTCCAAGTGCCCCCCCGTCAACTACAGATGCATATGAGAGGATGCTTTCGTCCATTCCGGAGTTTGCAAACTTTGGGAAGCTTTTTAAGGTTCTCACGCTTCACTTTGATTATTCTTTCACAATTCtacattttgtttttctttcttggtcTAATACAATGTATGtattttaatatttctttccagtCCTCGCCACCCGTGGAGCTCACTGAAGCTGAGACAGAATATGCAGTTAATGTTGTCAAACATATTTTTGATAGGCATGTTGTGTTCCAGTACAACTGCACAAACACAATACCGGAACAGTTATTGGAAGATGTAATAACAAATATAAGTTGAAATTTCATAAAGCAATCAAATTTCAGGTCTTGTTTGTAATTATTTCCCCCTATTACAGGTTATTGTAATTGTGGATTCCTCAGATGCTGAGGAATTCTCAGAGGTGTTCTCCAAGCCTCTCAGGTCTCTTCCTTACGATTCACCTGGACAGACTTTTGTGGCATTTGAGAAGCCTGAGGGAGTGCCAACAGTTGGAAAATTTTCTAACACACTGAAATTTTTTGTTAAAGAGGTGCTTGTTTCCCTTTACTTTTATGAAGCTTTATTGTTTTATATTATTTGATCCAGACACAATATGTATCATGATTATGTGTACATTTCAAGCATATAATACTTGTTTTCATTTCCTTCTATTAGGGAATTTGTGGAAAACGGCCTATAATATTTTTAGAAAATCTAAAAGCACAAATTGGATCTTTTTCAGGTTGACCCAACCACTGGTGAGACTGAAGATGATGGTGTTGAAGATGAATACCAGCTGGAGGATCTGGAAGTTGTTTCAGCAGATTACGTGTTGAAATTGGGGGTATCCAACTTCAGGAATGCATGGGAGAGCATGGGCCCTGATTGTGAGCGTGTGGATGAGTATGGTCTTGGTCCTAGGGAGAGCTTGGCTGAGGCTGTAAATACTGTGACCAACCTTCTTGGTTTGCAGCCCTGTGAGGTAAGCCAATGATCAATGATGTTACTTGCTGCTTTGTTAACTATTTAACCATTGTAGTAGCACACAATGCCCTCACTACTGACctacttttattttattaaattgatTGTGAGCAAGGCAAGGTGATGATACGATTTTTACTAGTTTTACTATAGTTTGATTGTTCTGACCTTCTGCTTGTTGGATGCTCATGGGTGGTCTGAGGACCTGGGGCAGAAAAGGAAACTAATTAGAAAATGGTGTTTGGGACGCCCTAACTGACTACTAAATACATTTAAATGGGCTTAGTTCTAGGACCTAACTGTCATTGCCAAACTCTAGTACAAAGAAGCCCATGCATGCTCATATCTATTTTGGCAGCATGTTTGTCTGTGCATGTGCACAAAGAACCTAAATTGAAAGAGGGATTTAGCTCCTCAAGGGACTCACTTAAATAAGTCATCACAACCATTGATACAAAAATCAATAGCAAATTAATGAGCACCATAAATTTTTATACATGTGCATGTATAGATCATAATTTCAATGATTGATTTCTCAACCAACAGTCATAATGACTCACTTTAGAGGTGCCAAATCCTTGAAAGACATTCTTAGGCGCTTTTGTAACCAAAGACTTTTTACTCGATGGCTTACAAAGATCAAGCTCAGTGTATGAGTTTGATATTTCAAATGTAGAAGCAAAATATTGGCCAACATGTAAGAGTAATAATGTTGCTGCCAAACTCTAACCACAAGCTGTCTATCCATGCATGTAAAACATTTTATTCAAAACATTTTATAAGAGATTCCACATGGTCTGAACACGTGGTTTGTACACTCGCCATGGAGTAAGATATTTCTCTCCATGATCACATAAGAAATTCTCAGATGAAAAGAGTACGGTGTCTCTTATTGGTTTGAAGGTGATATCTTTCTCacaaatttttatttgtttgatcTGCAGGGTACAGAGGTTGTTCCACCCAATTCAAGATCACACACATGTCTATTGTCAGGTGTATTCATAGGGAATGTAAAGGTGCTTGTGCGGTTGTCTTTTGGACTTGATGGTCCAAAAGATGTTGCAATGAAACTGACTGTCAGATCCGAGGATGAAACTGTCAGCGATGCCATTCATGAGATAGTGGCAAGCGGGTGATCCATGAAGTCAAAAAATGTTGACTGAATTCGACCCTAATTTTGTTTATGAGATTGGAGTTAAGCAGGCACAAAGATAGACATGTGTGAAGAATTACAAGATCTGTACGCTTGGGCTTAGTACGCATTTGTTTGTCCCTCACTCGCTGCATTCTTGTTAGGCTGGCAAAGATAGTGGAAGTGTTATCTCGGGCCTGTTGGAGTACACTTCCTCATGATTATACTTCATTTTTCCTAGTAGTGaatgcattatgaattttgAGGATTTACCTTGATCAATGTTTGTGTCCTCGAGATAGGATATTTGTTGAACAGCCATTGTTTAGTATATGAAAAACAAATCACTTAGGCTTTTTGAAATTTATGCTTTTCTGTATCATGATGAGGACTCTCTTTAGCTTGTAAGTCTGCATAAAGTGTGATAAGCTTGAAGATTCAAAGACCAAACAGGATTTAAAATGCCAAACATCTAAAAGTACAAGGCTAGACTTGTTACTATATGTTGCACTAATCTCTAGTGTTAAATTCACTTTTTCAAGTTTTGTCGCTCATTATGATTTAGACCTTAATCAAATTTATGTGATGGTCGTCTTTTTAGACCAACTAGAAAGGATCTTGATCACAACAAAAGACTTCGTTATAGAACTCGAGATATAGGCAAAAACAAGATTCTTGTACTGGTATCTCAATTTTAATGGCATAatctaatattttaaataactCCATAAGATTGGTGATATTCACCATCTATAGTAGCACATAATGCGCTAGATTGACTCTGTTAAAAATGAGCTCAGATGATCATTAACCTTAAAAGCAAACTATAGCTGATGAGAAAGACTTGGAagtttcctcacttgattttaAAAGATTGGTTACTAAACGAATAAAACCATCTGATATACGTTTTAACATTAACGAGAAAACACAACATACAACTATCACCATCAATGAAGAAATACAATGGGAGGTAAAGAGGAGAGAAAAACCGAGTTCAACGCACATTGATTTTCTCCTCACAAATTCACAACAATGCACCCCTGTAAATCTAAAACACTCGTTATTATAGTCAAATGTGAGAAACATGAAGTTTATGATCCTTTAAAATATTCTACTGTAAACCCTAGGAAAACTACCAAATAAAAAGACCCTCCTGTCTTGGTAGTTTCTCATGTATAAATACTTAACGCAAAATCGATCATTTTATTCACGTTTTGTTTATATAGTTGTGGACGTTAGCTTTTCCACTACGCATTTCAAGTAATAACAGCTAACTCATTTTCAATTAAACTCCATTTGTCCGTCACTGTAGTCTACCGTTCCTCATCTTCAACTAGTTGTTAATTGAGATGGGAAAGCAAACAGTCCTTTTTGGTTTTAACTTTTCAGGCTTAGGTATAGAAGCCACCAGTACAATACTACTAGATCACAACACACAAGAACCAATGAAAACGGGATTAGCAAACTGCTGCACTGGTTCCATCGCTAACTTCATTGCCTTCCAATTTTCCTCCAAATTTAcaatcacaattcacaaacaTCAGCACTGGACTGTGATGAGCCACAATACCGTACAAGGAGTGGTCCTCATAAAGGAGGTCAAAGTACGACTCTTTGCCCTTTAACGGGCTCCATCAAATCACCTTCCTATGCCCTCCAAATGCCCAAATCTGCAAGAAGCAAATAACCATGTCAAGCTAACACCTAAACTTTTCCAAGAGATAGATAGCACTCAGAGAAACACCATATCCGATTGAGTTTGACCCGTGACATCCACATACATTAGAATTCCTAAATACAGTTGATATAAATATGCAATGGTTTACTAATGCTAGTGCAAGAATATCCCAGGACAACAAGTTCTTAGTGGTTAAAATAGTAAGCATGGGAGATGATGAAAACTGTGATTCCAACACCAGAACATGATCTTGCTCACCAAAGAACTTAACACTGCCTAAGAATAAATCCCAATATTATGTCCAGAATTTTCTTTTATGTAAGTAATGTCCTGAACAATCGTAAAGAAATTATGTTCTAGAGCGTAAGTGGGCACATGTTAAATCTGTATAAGCTCACATGTAATCGATCAATATAACGTACATTTTGGCTTAAATCATgattacttttaagttttaacattAGAGAAAAAGAAACTAACCAGACAAATATAAACCACCTTTTTTTGTTCAATCCTATAATATActgatttgaaaaaaatatgaaattttcaaCCAACATAGAGGCTAACTTACAAAATTTGGTATTGCTCCTATGTGTCACACATAACCCATAAATTTCAGAATCAGACCAAAATGCACGCTCACCTTTAAATTTGTGTCCCAACTTCCTGTACATAAGGCACTTCCATCAGCTGACAAACCTAAACAGCTGATCCTTCCATCATGAGAGTTTTGAAGTGATCCTAGATTCAAGACCACCTACAATAAAATGAAGAAATCATTCAGCCTTACAAGAAGCTGCAACGACACAAGCACACGAGCAATACAAGTAAGCAGTCGTGGGAGAAACCAATGCCTAAAAAGATTAAGATATGACCAGATGTTACAAGATGGGATTGGATTTTGTTATTTCTATCAGTTTTCtttctaaaagaaaaaaaatgcccAGTTTGCCAAGCATTAGACTTTAtatatgttagaaatataatatcatttacccaacaacttaagcttttgggatagttggttcatgacatggtattTGAGCCTCTATAACCAAGTGGTCTAGAGATCAATCCCTACTGCTCCCGATTATtgtaataaaaagttgaatttccgCACAAGGTAGTTAGTTCACTTGTGCATTGTTCACGCTTCAAGCCCCATAAGCTCCaacttttgggatagttggGTCATGAAAAATATATTGTCGGTCTACACAAATCATATAGTCAAAGTTGGAACTCCCACACTTTTTCATCATCCCTTCTCTTGCCTTTTAtccaaaataagaaaaattcTCAAACAATCACTTCAAAAGATTCATCTTAACTCCTTCTACCATCACACAAAGCAAGCCCAAGTGTTAGGCAATGACTTGAGACATAACACAAACCTCTCAAAACCAGAATATCCA
This is a stretch of genomic DNA from Lotus japonicus ecotype B-129 chromosome 1, LjGifu_v1.2. It encodes these proteins:
- the LOC130729191 gene encoding coatomer subunit gamma-like — translated: MAQPFMKKDDDRDDEVEYSPFLGIEKGAVLQEARVFNDPQLDARRCSQVITKLLYLLNQGETFTKVEATEVFFAVTKLFQSKDMGLRRMVYLMIKEISPSADEVIIVTSSLMKDMNSKIDMYRANAIRVLCRITDGTLLAQIERYLKQAIVDKNPVVASAALISGIHLLHTNPEIVKRWSNEVQEAVQSRAALVQFHALALLHQIRQNDRLAVSKLVTSLTRGTVRSPIAQCLLIRYTSQVIRESGNNTQTGDRPFYDFLESCLRHKSEMVIFESARAITELNGVTSRELAPAITVLQLFLSSSKPVLRFAAVRTLNKVAMTHPMSVTNCNIDMESLISDQNRSIATLAITTLLKTGNESSVDRLMKQITNFMSDIADEFKIVVVEAIRSLCLKFPLKYRSLMNFLSNILREEGGFDYKKAIVDSIVILIRDIPDAKETGLLHLCEFIEDCEFTYLSTQILHFLGIEGPKTSDPSKYIRFIYNRVHLENATVRASAVSTLARFGAAVDEIKPRIFVLLRRCLFDSDDEVRDRATLYLNTLGDDGSVVETDKDVNDFLFGPFDIPLVNLESSLKNYEPSEEAFNINSVPKEVKSQPLAEKKAPGKKPTGLGAPPSAPPSTTDAYERMLSSIPEFANFGKLFKSSPPVELTEAETEYAVNVVKHIFDRHVVFQYNCTNTIPEQLLEDVIVIVDSSDAEEFSEVFSKPLRSLPYDSPGQTFVAFEKPEGVPTVGKFSNTLKFFVKEVDPTTGETEDDGVEDEYQLEDLEVVSADYVLKLGVSNFRNAWESMGPDCERVDEYGLGPRESLAEAVNTVTNLLGLQPCEGTEVVPPNSRSHTCLLSGVFIGNVKVLVRLSFGLDGPKDVAMKLTVRSEDETVSDAIHEIVASG